The genomic DNA TTTCCCAGCTTAATCCTTAATATACGTAAAGGGTCAAATTGGAGGCAAATATTTGGAACAGAGGGCGTAACTGGTTGCCAGACAAGAACGAATTTGCAAGTGGCTGCTAAtaggatataaaataaaatcatcgCATACAGATGCTTGCAGCAGAAAACAAGCAGGTTCCAAAATACTACACAGACAAAGAATGAGATTGATGCTATACCTGGCTGGAAAACAGAGAATTTGGGACGACAACAGGAAACTTCTCAGCAGTCAGCAATAAGGTAGTTGTAAGGCCCATTTCTACTACTTGACCTTCTACAGATCCAGCCTGCAGCAAGAATAGCAAGGAAAGAGAATATaacaatttatcaaaatctGAGAGCATATGCAAAACTATCAGAAGCATGTTTCTCTAGAAAGCTACATTATATACCCAGTTTACAGAAATCCATATTGGTTCAGGTTGAACATTCAAAGTTTCTTATCAATCCTTTTCAGGGAATCAAAGAGCGCAAGttgtaaataatttgttttcaaataaaagACATTAGCTAGGAAgctcaaaaacaaaatcaacaaagacTACATTAATAATGGAAGAACAATGCCGGCTGGCATGTTACTATTTCTTGGCCCTGATCAACAGAGGGGCCATGAGCCAATGGATCCATGCTATGTAAATTACTAAATGCAGCACACCAATTATTATCAAAATCTAATTGGAAACCTGAAATACCAGCACTAAAAtgacatatataaaatattaaaatacaaatagtAGCGTTCAGCGATGGAAATATGAGGCATATGATGGATATGAAAACTACAAAATTTTCGAGCATTACAATAGGGTCACAAATGTATGAAAATGACAGCCAGAGGCAAGAGCCATACTTTTATCATATCACCAACTGAAAATGGTTGCGACAGCTGTACAGAAATACCACTTAGGACATTCCCAAGTATATCTTTGGCAGCAAAAGCAGTGGCAACTCCTGtatgaagagaaaaaacacTGGTCAGGACATGATGCTGAACCAAAGTATGCCAATACATACCAGATCCGCAAAACAGAGAGGATGTTATGTCGCAGCATTTTTTCAATGATATGGCAGAATAAGAAACAAATTTCACATGGAGTACATAAAAGTGTCTGTGATATTGATAGCATATCAAACTGTAGAAGATACCGAATTACGAAGTGGTACATATTAATGGATGTATCAAAGTTATTACTTGTTTCTAAACTATTCCACAAATTGTTTCTAGGAGTAGCAGTAACATATTACTATATCACAAATTGGAAGGATTTCATTACAGAAGAAATCATTTCCAGGCACACTCACCTCCAATGCCTCCCACAGTCAGAACAGATTGCATTGCCACACCACATGCTTCAGCTAAAGCCATTGACCCAACAACAAAGAGTCCTATGGTTGAGATTTTGTCCATAGTCAGTAACTGATCTCTCCGGACACCTTCTAAGCCCTTAACAACCAAAGCTCGGGCAATCACACTAGTTTTCCACCGATGAAGAAACCAGACAACGGATATAACAAGAGCGCCTTTCCAAGCCTGTGTTGCATATTGTGAGGCAATAGTAGTCGGTGCAACCATTCCCCCTCTGCACAgagtaaaaaaatggattaagTTTTTCCTACAAACTCAAAAGAACATCACATAAAAAAACAGTAAAGTAATGGCAGACTAACACTGTCAAGAAAGCCATGAACGTTACAAAATATCGGACTGGAGCCTCCAATGCACCCCAGAAGCTTTCCTCATAAGGAACGGGCCCGAACAAAGAACCCTTTGATAGCAAAGCACCAGGTCCTTCCACGGAGTACTTATGGAACCGCCTAAATAGCCTAGGCAACAAAGACCATGCCAACATCGTTCCTGCCAAAGTACCACCGACTGGCACAATCACATCTCTAAGATAGGGATGAGCATCAAGCAACTCCTGAACATGAGGAGCTGCTTCATCAGAAGCCTCTTTCGCCTTTTTTCCTGCATACTTTGCAGCCTCAACCGCAGATTCCCACGCTTCTTTAACTTTAGGAGTCCAATTTTCCCCACCAACGCTAACATCACCCACAGTACCTGTAGCATCTACCGGAGTGACACCTTTACCATCACTAGCTGATGAGAAGAAACGTTGATTGAGCAAAGGGGTTTTTCCAGCAAACGGAAGACTGCCGCGATAAGTCGAATTTCTCAGAAACCTATTCGAAATACGCACATCAGAATAAAACCCCCTAGAATATTGAGAAAAGTTGGAAGATCTGAAACCCGACATCCCGAAACCATTTTGATCAAATCTCTGCAAAGTATCCGACTCTCCAGAGGCATAGCATTTGCTCGAATATGCAGAAGAAGGTCGTACGTGAAATTGAAAAGTCGATTTAACAGAATGTAAATGCTTCAATCGTGAAATCCTCATCGCGGCCATTTCACAAACAGTTTATGTACGCTGCACAATTTCTCCTATTTTACTGATATGGATTCCAAATATCAGAGGCCAAATCTGATCGAAAAGAAAGGAGGAAATAAGTATAGAATAGTTGAGAAACAACGAAAGTATGTCTTCACGGGATATTTATGCAGGAATCTCAAAAATATATGTAGTCAGATTAAGTAAACGTGGACATATAGTGCCGAATTTTGAGCACTGCGTCAACTACATGGCTGAAGCAAATCCGAAGAGAGGGAGGGAAAGATAGAGCTACTGACTTGTTCCGTCGTGTTGGCAAGTAAGACAGCAAAATTGAAGACcatgaaatttgttttttaacaaggggtatataaaaattactagtatttaaatatatatatatatagagttctgatcaatgtcgaaccaattttaaagaccaaactagagatcaaatctgagccattagatctagtttttttatgagatgtgctgctgtgaaatttttttctgcttcattactagcccattttacttcattgtataggtttattacttcattctgtacgtaatactttgaaactacaacatgtttttacttgcttccagtaggttttgaaatgattcaacatatgcttcattcaaattcattgacgtgagtttttgcttgattaacatttaaatatgca from Salvia hispanica cultivar TCC Black 2014 unplaced genomic scaffold, UniMelb_Shisp_WGS_1.0 HiC_scaffold_737, whole genome shotgun sequence includes the following:
- the LOC125199926 gene encoding mechanosensitive ion channel protein 1, mitochondrial-like isoform X2, producing MAAMRISRLKHLHSVKSTFQFHVRPSSAYSSKCYASGESDTLQRFDQNGFGMFLRNSTYRGSLPFAGKTPLLNQRFFSSASDGKGVTPVDATGTVGDVSVGGENWTPKVKEAWESAVEAAKYAGKKAKEASDEAAPHVQELLDAHPYLRDVIVPVGGTLAGTMLAWSLLPRLFRRFHKYSVEGPGALLSKGSLFGPVPYEESFWGALEAPVRYFVTFMAFLTVGGMVAPTTIASQYATQAWKGALVISVVWFLHRWKTSVIARALVVKGLEGVRRDQLLTMDKISTIGLFVVGSMALAEACGVAMQSVLTVGGIGGVATAFAAKDILGNVLSGISVQLSQPFSVGDMIKAGSVEGQVVEMGLTTTLLLTAEKFPVVVPNSLFSSQV
- the LOC125199926 gene encoding mechanosensitive ion channel protein 1, mitochondrial-like isoform X1, producing the protein MAAMRISRLKHLHSVKSTFQFHVRPSSAYSSKCYASGESDTLQRFDQNGFGMSGFRSSNFSQYSRGFYSDVRISNRFLRNSTYRGSLPFAGKTPLLNQRFFSSASDGKGVTPVDATGTVGDVSVGGENWTPKVKEAWESAVEAAKYAGKKAKEASDEAAPHVQELLDAHPYLRDVIVPVGGTLAGTMLAWSLLPRLFRRFHKYSVEGPGALLSKGSLFGPVPYEESFWGALEAPVRYFVTFMAFLTVGGMVAPTTIASQYATQAWKGALVISVVWFLHRWKTSVIARALVVKGLEGVRRDQLLTMDKISTIGLFVVGSMALAEACGVAMQSVLTVGGIGGVATAFAAKDILGNVLSGISVQLSQPFSVGDMIKAGSVEGQVVEMGLTTTLLLTAEKFPVVVPNSLFSSQV